One part of the Ignavibacteria bacterium genome encodes these proteins:
- the queF gene encoding NADPH-dependent 7-cyano-7-deazaguanine reductase QueF has protein sequence MEERVKILEVFKNQYPNRDYTIIHEATEFTSLCPKTGQPDFATITIEYIPEELCVELKSLKLYLQSYRNEGIFYESVTNKILDDLVEATKPRYMHITAAFKVRGGISSVIEADYESDDYKESYWGEN, from the coding sequence ATGGAAGAAAGAGTAAAGATCCTGGAAGTGTTTAAGAACCAGTACCCCAACAGGGATTACACTATTATACACGAGGCAACCGAATTTACATCGCTCTGCCCCAAGACAGGACAGCCTGACTTTGCAACAATTACAATTGAATATATACCGGAAGAACTCTGCGTCGAGCTTAAAAGCTTAAAACTCTATCTGCAGTCCTACAGGAACGAAGGGATATTTTATGAAAGCGTAACAAATAAAATTCTTGACGACCTGGTTGAGGCTACAAAGCCGCGCTACATGCATATAACCGCGGCCTTTAAGGTGCGCGGCGGAATCTCTTCTGTAATTGAAGCAGATTATGAGAGCGACGACTATAAGGAAAGCTACTGGGGGGAAAACTAA
- a CDS encoding response regulator transcription factor → MIRILIADDHAIVREGLKQIVAEENDMKVLGEASNANEMFDLLKKSKWTIVVLDINMPGKSGLEALKELKVLYPALPVLILSMYTEEQYGLRAIKAGAAGYLKKVSAPDELVKAIRKIVSGGRYISEPLAEKLASIFESKNRALPHETLSDREYQIMCRIASGKSAEEIAEEISISINTVYSYRNRILEKMNMKSNVELTQYVIHNKLIELE, encoded by the coding sequence TTGATCAGAATTCTTATAGCAGACGACCACGCAATTGTACGCGAGGGCTTAAAGCAGATTGTGGCCGAAGAAAACGATATGAAGGTGCTTGGCGAGGCTTCAAATGCCAATGAGATGTTCGATCTTCTGAAAAAGAGTAAGTGGACGATTGTTGTCCTGGACATCAATATGCCGGGCAAAAGCGGTCTTGAGGCCTTAAAGGAACTAAAGGTGCTCTATCCCGCGCTTCCTGTTTTAATATTGAGCATGTATACCGAGGAGCAGTACGGCCTGAGGGCAATCAAGGCCGGGGCCGCGGGCTACCTCAAGAAAGTAAGCGCCCCGGATGAACTGGTAAAGGCGATAAGAAAAATCGTCTCTGGCGGAAGGTATATAAGCGAGCCTCTGGCGGAAAAGCTTGCCTCCATATTCGAATCAAAGAACAGGGCACTTCCGCACGAAACGCTTTCAGACAGGGAATACCAGATAATGTGCCGCATAGCCTCGGGGAAATCGGCCGAGGAGATAGCAGAAGAGATCTCAATCAGCATCAACACGGTTTACTCATACCGCAACCGCATACTGGAGAAGATGAACATGAAGTCAAACGTGGAGCTCACGCAGTACGTCATCCACAATAAACTCATCGAACTGGAATAG
- the queC gene encoding 7-cyano-7-deazaguanine synthase QueC, which yields MNGKKLAVVAVSGGMDSLVTAAIAMRDYEVAFAHFNYGQRTEKRELKAFLDIADYYQVKHRLIIDYTHLAKIGGSSLTDKTIDIEKADLTRTDVPMSYVPFRNGNILSACASWAEVLGAEAIFIGAVYEDSSGYPDCRPEFFAAFEKMLDLGTKPSTRIKIETPIIHFSKAEIVKKGIELNAPLNLSWSCYQNEDEACGVCDSCALRLRGFKIAGCEDPIRYKIRPAY from the coding sequence ATGAACGGGAAAAAACTTGCGGTTGTTGCCGTAAGCGGAGGAATGGACAGCCTGGTTACTGCCGCTATTGCAATGAGGGACTATGAAGTGGCCTTTGCACATTTCAATTACGGACAGAGAACAGAAAAACGTGAACTGAAGGCTTTTTTGGACATTGCGGATTACTACCAGGTAAAACACAGGCTTATTATTGACTATACTCACCTGGCTAAAATTGGCGGATCATCCCTTACAGATAAAACGATTGATATAGAAAAAGCGGACCTCACCAGAACCGATGTGCCTATGTCTTATGTCCCTTTCAGAAACGGCAATATACTTTCAGCCTGCGCAAGCTGGGCCGAAGTCCTCGGGGCTGAGGCTATTTTTATAGGCGCAGTATATGAGGATTCCTCGGGATATCCCGACTGCCGCCCGGAGTTTTTTGCCGCTTTTGAAAAGATGCTGGATCTGGGTACTAAACCCTCAACCAGAATTAAAATTGAAACACCGATAATCCATTTTTCTAAAGCAGAAATTGTAAAAAAGGGTATTGAACTAAATGCCCCCTTGAACCTTTCATGGTCGTGCTACCAGAACGAGGACGAGGCCTGCGGAGTGTGCGACAGCTGCGCCCTCAGGCTCAGGGGATTTAAGATAGCCGGATGTGAAGACCCGATCCGCTATAAGATAAGACCGGCATATTAA
- a CDS encoding tyrosine phenol-lyase, whose translation MAKKIVKRSWAENFRIKVVEPIKMTTREYREKAAKEAGYNTFLLKSDDVYIDLLTDSGTNAMSDYQWAGMMIGDEAYAGSKNFYYLWDNVKKYYGLPYFVPTHQGRAAEHIVSKILIKPGDYVAGNMYFTTTRLHQELAGATFVDVIIDEAHNPASEHPFKGNVDLNKLDKLVKEVGAKKIPYLSIAGPVNMAGGQPISMANIVEVEKYCQKHGIKMWMDATRAVENAYFIKLREKGYKDKTIAQILKEMVSHFEGIWVSAKKDLMVNIGGILATRNKKVFEEARNLVVVYEGLHTYGGLAGRDMEAMARGIEEMVNFDTIRARIGQVEYFGNRLMEYKVPIVHPIGGHAVFLDAKKFLPHLKQTDFPAQTLCNEIYIDSGVRAMERGIVSAGRNKVTGEHNLPKLELVRLTLPRRVYTQAHIDVATESIVEVYENRKSIKGLKMVYEPKYLRFFQARFDKLK comes from the coding sequence ATGGCAAAAAAGATAGTCAAAAGATCCTGGGCTGAGAACTTTAGAATCAAAGTGGTTGAACCGATTAAAATGACCACAAGAGAGTACAGGGAAAAAGCCGCAAAAGAGGCCGGATATAACACTTTCCTGCTCAAATCAGACGATGTGTATATCGATCTGCTCACAGATAGCGGTACAAACGCTATGAGTGACTATCAGTGGGCCGGCATGATGATTGGCGATGAGGCCTATGCCGGAAGCAAAAATTTTTATTACCTGTGGGATAACGTAAAAAAATATTACGGACTTCCTTATTTTGTCCCTACTCACCAGGGAAGAGCCGCCGAACATATAGTATCAAAGATACTCATTAAACCCGGTGATTATGTCGCCGGTAATATGTACTTTACTACTACACGCCTTCACCAGGAACTGGCCGGCGCTACTTTTGTTGACGTTATTATTGATGAAGCACACAACCCGGCAAGCGAACATCCCTTCAAGGGCAATGTAGACCTTAACAAGCTGGATAAACTGGTTAAGGAAGTAGGCGCAAAAAAAATTCCTTATCTCAGCATTGCAGGACCTGTAAACATGGCGGGCGGACAGCCTATCTCCATGGCTAATATTGTTGAGGTTGAAAAGTACTGCCAGAAGCACGGCATTAAAATGTGGATGGATGCTACACGTGCAGTTGAAAACGCCTATTTTATCAAATTGCGCGAAAAAGGCTATAAGGATAAGACCATAGCACAGATCTTAAAGGAAATGGTCTCTCACTTTGAGGGCATCTGGGTCAGCGCAAAGAAAGACCTTATGGTTAATATCGGCGGCATTCTTGCTACAAGAAATAAGAAGGTTTTTGAGGAAGCAAGGAACCTGGTGGTGGTATATGAGGGTTTACATACTTACGGAGGTCTTGCAGGGCGCGACATGGAAGCCATGGCCCGCGGAATTGAGGAAATGGTTAACTTCGATACAATCAGGGCAAGAATCGGACAGGTTGAGTATTTTGGAAACAGGCTCATGGAATACAAAGTGCCTATAGTTCACCCAATAGGCGGGCATGCAGTCTTCCTTGACGCAAAGAAATTCTTGCCCCATCTGAAGCAGACCGATTTCCCGGCTCAGACGCTCTGTAATGAAATATATATCGATTCTGGTGTCCGCGCAATGGAAAGAGGCATCGTTTCGGCAGGAAGAAACAAGGTTACAGGAGAACATAACCTGCCTAAACTTGAACTCGTACGCCTTACGCTGCCCAGAAGAGTTTATACACAGGCTCACATAGACGTGGCAACCGAGTCGATTGTTGAGGTTTATGAAAACAGAAAATCCATTAAAGGCCTTAAGATGGTTTATGAACCTAAGTATTTAAGGTTCTTCCAGGCCAGGTTCGACAAACTTAAATGA